Within the Piliocolobus tephrosceles isolate RC106 chromosome 15, ASM277652v3, whole genome shotgun sequence genome, the region ctcagcactttgggaagccaacgcagaaagattacttgagcccaggagtttgagaccagcctgggcaacatggtgaaaccctgtccttacAAACAATGGAAAAATCAGGTGGatgtggcagcatgcgcctgtagtcccagctactcaggaggctgatgtgggaggatcacttgagcccagggaggtcgaggctgcactgagccaggatcgcactactgatctccagcctggatgacagagtgagagtctcgAAAAAAATTCCGTGAACCCTTTCATCTACCATCCAATTTCTTTGCTCCGCTTCACATCAGAGGTTTTCCAAAGTCTTATGTAGACACTTTCTCAGCGTCCTTAAGTTCCTTTCCCTCTTTTAGCCCCTCCAGTCATATGTTATCCCCACAAAAGCCCTGAAACTGTTCTTGTTGAGATCACAAGCGACCTTTAAAACTGATTCTGTTCTTATTTAGCCTCTTCATAATTCTCTCTTGTTATTCTCTTGGCTCCTGGGACCCCGCactctcctggttttcctcccAACTCACTGGCTATTCCTTCTCAATTGAGTACTTCAGAGCTCAGTCCtaggctttaaaaattattataaattcatAAACTCTCCTAAAGTGACTTTAATCTACTGGCTTTAAATTCAAGCtatatgtttatacacacacacacaccatattattattatatataatagctCCCAAATTTATACCTCTGGCCTGAGTTCTCTGAGCTCCAAACATATATCTAGCAGCTTATCTGACGTACCTCATTTAATGTCTAACAGGccacttctttttccttccatcttcTCATCATAGTAGCACCACTGTCTAATCTAGTTGTTCAAGCCTAAAAGCTACAATTCCTCACTGAGTCCTCCCTTTCCCCTGCTTCCCCTATCCATCAACAAGTTCTTTGGATCTACctccaaaatgtaaaatgtaaccTGATACCACCTGCTTCTGTCCATCTTGCTGCTATTGCCCTGTTTCAAACCACTGTTATTTCTTACTTGGAACTGTAATAACTATTGAACTATCTTCctgcttctcttttttcccctagtTGTCTCATAGTAACAAGAGTGATCCTTGACAAAGTTCCTTTGTTTAAAACCTGccactggttttctttttcacatagcATAAATTCTAAGCCTCCTACCATATTCTTACAAGGTCCTCCTTGATAGGACCCCTCGCACCTCTCTGGCTTCGTATTGTACCGCACTGCTCCTCACTGATCATACGCCATCCTCATTAGTTCTGCCAAGCCCACTCCCATCCAAAGATTTCTACTTGCTGCTGTCCCCTGGGAGTCTTCTGTTAGAGCTTATGTGTCTGGCTCCTTCTTGTTGTTTGGGTCTCAGCTGATGGGTCACTTCCTCAGAGAAGGTTCCCTAATCAGCATCTAAactaatttcttctttcattttcctcatctctgcCTTAGTATCCTGTTAGAATTTTCTCTATAATGCTACTATTTGACAAGCTTGCTTGTTTTATTAGATTCTCTGTTTCCTTACTTACTGTTTACCTCTTCTCACTAGAATATCATCTGATGAGGGCAAGGACTTTGCCTGTCATGTTCATCTTTGGTATTTAGAACAGTAATTGGTACATAATAAGCACTCAgtatatatttgctgaatgaataaatacctgTTTTATGATGTCATCCTGAGGATTAGAAATAGCAACAATAAAGCCTTAACTacatacagtgcctggcacataatgagATCTTTAATGCAGAGTCACACTATATGTTGTTGACTGACTTATTGATGTCTTTGAGGACCATTCAGATTTTATTGACTGAGCTATTATTTGTAcagattttatggttttatataCTTCCAGTTCCTTTATGCTCTCAAACTTACTCTGATGTCATTAAAAAGTAGCTGTTACTCTTGGGTACTGTCTCACTTTGGAAAAGGTACTACAGTATTGCTTTGAATCTATGGTACTGTTATTTATAAGATGCATtgttactttaagaaaaaattgcCAGTTTTAAGATTTCCAAggttaaaatgtgtgtttttgaaTAATacagttttaagaaaaaatagcCTCTAGAACTACATGTACAAACAAATTGAACTTATTGAAAGGAAGAAGAGTACCTATCTTCGCTTGTGGGGAATAAAGTGATATTCtcagccaggcgcgatggctcacaccctgttatcccagcactttgggaggccaacgcaggtggatcacctgaggtcgggagttcgagaccagcctgaccaacatgaagaaaccccgtctctactaaaaatacaaaattagctgggcgcggtggcgcatgcctgtaatcccagctacttgggaggccgagacgggagaatcgcttgcacctgggaggcagaggttgcggtgagccaagatcatgccattgccctccagcctgggtgatagagtgagattcagtctcaaaaaaaaaaaaaaaaaagtgatattctcTGTGGTTTGGAAAAATTAACCTTTGTAAATGGGCTGTTGTGCCATACCCAAGAGGAGACACTAGGTCTAGGACAGTGTTTCGTATCTAGTATATGAGGATCATTACAAAACTCATTTTGTAGTTAGGGAAGCACATTTAAAGCAGactattattgccattttagggggaagtatttgtttttttcactccAGTCACTGTAAGACGGCATTTTTATATAGTAGAAGCCCTTTTATCTAAAAGGATTGAGTCAGTTAATTAAAAATGTCAGCTAATGTAAGCAGTCATTAAAAGATACACGTaccttattttaaattaaagcacATAACTGTAGATGTATTAATCATTTGGTATTGAAACAAAGCCTTTTGAGCATAAATCAACTGATAAGTGCTCTACATGATTGTCATCACAAAAATCACAATCAGAATATGTTCAGTATCTTTAAAGTGGAGCAAAAATTGATGCTTGAGGTGTGGAGTTCCTTTCCTAGTGATTTTCCCCTAGTTGTCAACAGTTGTCTTACGCATACCTAATTCAATAGCAATTCCGATTATTCCTAGTCATCCTAAAGTAGTCACTTAGGTTTTATGGAATCAGTCACTCTTTTTGCACCCACATTTCATCAGTTTCCATAATATTTTTGTCACACAAATAGAATGACAGATAAAATTGATATGAACACGTCAAGAATAAATACTGTACAACTGACTATAAGTATATATCTCACATGGATGGAGCAGAGCAGAGATGTACAGGCATATCAGACAGTAGCCATCTGGAATAGGCTAAACCCATCAATTGCAGAGGTTGATGGAGGGATGAAGAGCATGGATTAATCCTGTGTGTTGCATAAGTGGGGTTATTTAAGAGTGTGTTTCTAGTGTAATATacaattttctctctttaaaaaaatttctagatTTGATCCATATGGAAAGAATAAGTTCTCCACTTGCAGAATTTGTAAAAGTTCTGTGCATCAACCAGGTTCTCATTACTGCCAGGGCTGTGCCTACAAAAAAGGTAAGTTTCTTTTAATACCATTTTTCTGTTCATAAAACCTACTTCATTTGCTGCTGATTTGGTTAACAGAAACAATGTAGCCTGTCATAAATTCTGTTAACCAAACACTCTTTATCCTAAGGCAAAATAGACCCCAAAACCTGTTTATaattaaaagtgtatatatatatatatattttattttctgatgctgttaaattatattttaagcttCAGGATTGACTTAAACCAAGCAGTTGGTATTATGATTTGATTGATCACGTATCTTCTTTTGTTTCAGGCATCTGTGCAATGTGTGGAAAAAAGGTTTTGGATACCAAAAACTACAAGCAAACATCTGTCTAGATGTATTGATGGAATTTCTGACTTTCTAAATGATTTTACTTTCTGCCTTGAATTTTCAAGGCATAGATGTCAACTTACAGAATAACGTGTTTTAAGACAATTAAGTTTAAAGCAGAGAATTTGATCGTTATTCATTTTGCTCTCATGCTCTAAACAGCATCAGTGTAACTAGTCTTTTGCCGTAAATGGTTTTTTCCTTATGAGCATTTTGTTGAACTAAGtggcaaattccatgaaaaattTCTCAGTTCTGTATgcacttttatttaacattattcaTGTAATTCTCCCCCCCCACACACTTTATTTATAGATACTGCAAAAGTGAGAAGGAGGTAATAGATATTTTGCTCTGAATTTGGCATCCAGAGTTAAC harbors:
- the CRIPT gene encoding cysteine-rich PDZ-binding protein, encoding MVCEKCEKKLGTVITPDTWKDGARNTTESGGRKLNENKALTSKKARFDPYGKNKFSTCRICKSSVHQPGSHYCQGCAYKKGICAMCGKKVLDTKNYKQTSV